One part of the Gossypium raimondii isolate GPD5lz chromosome 1, ASM2569854v1, whole genome shotgun sequence genome encodes these proteins:
- the LOC105785552 gene encoding potassium transporter 6, whose amino-acid sequence MDLETGVYQNFAKKESWRTVLILAYQSLGVVYGDLSTSPLYVYKSTFEEDIQHSETNEEIYGVLSFVFWTLTLVPLLKYVFIVLRADDNGEGGTFALYSLLCRHARVNSLPNCQLADEELIEYKKDSIGLAPQSSFGSRLKSSLEKHRVLQRFLLVLALIGTCMVIGDGILTPAISVFSAVSGLELSMSKEHHKYVEVPVACIILIGLFALQHYGTHRVGFLFAPVVLVWLLCISAIGLYNIIHWNPHVYQALSPYYMYKFFRKTQRGGWMSLGGILLCITGSEAMFADLGHFSQLSIKIAFTFLVYPSLILAYMGQAAYLSQHHIIESDYRIGFYVSVPEKLRWPVLVIAILAAVVGSQAIITGTFSIIKQCSSLGCFPRVKIIHTSSKIHGQIYIPEINWLLMVLCLAVTVGFRDTRRMGNASGLAVITVMLVTTCLMSLVIVLCWQKSVFLAIGFVFFFGTIEALYFTASLTKFLEGAWVPIALAFIFLIIMCVWHYGTLKKYEFDVQNKVSINWLLSLGPSLGIVRVRGIGLVHTELVSGIPAIFSHFVTNLPAFHQVLVFLCIKSVPVPHVKPEERFLVGHIGPREYRLYRCIVRYGYRDVHKDDMEFEKDLVCSIAEFIRSESVAPGSVNEDLVKDDDKMTVVGTCSSHTEGVQMREDDADNIEAAGPSELKEIWSPPPVIKLRKRVRFIVPKSPEIDTGAREELQELMEAREAGIAYILGHSYVKAKQGSSLIKKLVINYGYEFLRRNSRLSTYALSVPHASTLEVGMIYHV is encoded by the exons AAGGAATCATGGAGAACGGTATTGATTTTGGCATACCAAAGCCTTGGAGTAGTCTATGGGGATTTAAGCACTTCCCCCCTATATGTTTACAAAAGCACATTTGAGGAAGATATTCAACACTCGGAGACAAATGAAGAAATCTATGGGGTTTTGTCTTTTGTTTTCTGGACTCTCACTTTGGTGCCTTTGCTCAAATATGTGTTTATAGTACTTAGAGCTGATGATAATGGTGAAGGAGGGACTTTTGCCTTGTACTCCTTGCTGTGTCGACACGCCCGAGTCAACTCACTGCCCAATTGCCAATTGGCAGATGAAGAGCTGATTGAGTACAAGAAGGATAGTATCGGTTTGGCACCACAATCAAGTTTTGGGTCAAGGTTGAAATCCTCTTTAGAGAAGCATAGGGTGTTGCAAAGGTTCTTGCTTGTTCTTGCTTTGATTGGGACCTGTATGGTAATTGGTGATGGTATCCTCACACCAGCTATTTCGG TTTTCTCTGCGGTGTCTGGGCTCGAGCTATCAATGTCAAAAGAGCATCATAAAT ACGTAGAGGTTCCAGTCGCATGTATCATACTGATAGGCTTGTTTGCCCTTCAACATTATGGCACACACAGGGTTGGTTTTCTGTTTGCACCTGTGGTTCTAGTATGGCTTCTTTGCATCAGTGCCATTGGATTATATAATATCATTCACTGGAATCCTCATGTGTATCAAGCTCTCTCTCCATATTACATGTACAAATTTTTTAGGAAAACCCAGAGAGGAGGTTGGATGTCTCTGGGTGGTATTTTATTGTGTATAACAG GTTCAGAGGCTATGTTTGCGGATCTTGGACATTTTTCACAATTGTCAATAAAG ATTGCTTTCACCTTTTTGGTTTATCCATCCTTGATTCTTGCATACATGGGGCAAGCTGCCTATCTATCTCAGCATCATATTATCGAAAGTGATTACAGAATTGGATTTTATGTATCTGTACCAG AAAAGTTAAGATGGCCCGTTCTGGTTATAGCCATACTTGCCGCAGTAGTTGGAAGCCAAGCTATTATAACTGGAACATTCTCCATCATCAAACAGTGCTCTTCCCTTGGTTGCTTCCCAAGAGTCAAAATAATCCACACATCATCCAAAATCCATGGTCAGATCTACATTCCTGAGATTAACTGGCTCCTGATGGTGTTATGCTTGGCAGTTACTGTTGGCTTTAGAGACACGAGGCGCATGGGTAATGCATCAG GTTTGGCTGTTATAACTGTGATGCTGGTCACTACCTGCCTGATGTCTTTGGTAATTGTTTTATGCTGGCAAAAGAGTGTATTCTTGGCAATaggctttgttttcttttttggcaCAATCGAAGCACTCTACTTCACTGCTTCCCTCACCAAGTTCCTTGAAGGGGCCTGGGTTCCGATTGCCCTTGCTTTCATCTTCCTTATAATCATGTGTGTTTGGCACTATGGCACACTGAAAAAATATGAGTTCGATGTTCAAAACAAGGTATCCATCAACTGGCTACTTAGCTTGGGTCCGAGTCTAGGCATAGTACGGGTTCGTGGGATTGGACTTGTCCACACTGAGCTCGTATCCGGAATCCCTGCAATCTTCTCCCACTTTGTCACCAACCTTCCAGCCTTCCATCAGGTCCTAGTTTTTCTTTGCATCAAATCTGTCCCAGTTCCTCATGTTAAACCTGAGGAACGGTTTCTAGTCGGTCATATTGGACCTAGGGAGTACAGGCTTTATAGGTGCATCGTACGATACGGGTATCGCGATGTTCATAAAGATGACATGGAGTTTGAGAAAGATCTTGTTTGCAGTATAGCGGAGTTTATACGGTCAGAAAGTGTTGCTCCTGGTAGTGTTAATGAAGATCTggtgaaagatgatgataaaatgACAGTCGTCGGAACATGTTCTAGCCATACAGAAGGGGTTCAGATGAGGGAGGATGATGCAGACAACATAGAGGCAGCTGGTCCATCAGAGTTGAAGGAGATATGGTCACCACCTCCTGTAATAAAACTGAGAAAAAGAGTACGGTTTATTGTGCCAAAGAGCCCGGAGATAGATACTGGTGCAAGGGAAGAGTTGCAGGAACTAATGGAAGCTAGGGAAGCTGGGATAGCATACATACTAGGGCACTCATATGTCAAAGCCAAGCAAGGATCTAGCCTGATAAAAAAGCTTGTAATTAACTATGGGTATGAATTCTTGAGGAGAAACAGCCGACTATCAACCTATGCGTTAAGTGTACCCCATGCATCTACGTTGGAGGTGGGGATgatatatcatgtttaa